One segment of Plasmodium vivax chromosome 14, whole genome shotgun sequence DNA contains the following:
- a CDS encoding hypothetical protein, conserved (encoded by transcript PVX_124105A; Apicoplast targeted protein. Curated by Stuart Ralph, Walter and Eliza Hall Institute of Medical Research, Australia.) — protein MKRRHIGLALLHCTAFTLLHALIKSCGGVTMKDPLHGKAFGYISSLEKQNTANSVHLKQITMIKRKKKKFILSKKKRDVNMLIMVSAPQKEGADGLRMSPPLCMLRQDFQDPSDGGSSQSGGSGEDGGGFPDEGDEADHLGKGEPNRELQPACEALFPSSPGHDDGDDVEDEQEERRRRRKKKRKKKAESKGGRSSPTDEGSSPGRNEDVVDADTPGYDADTAEYDADTAEYDADTAEYDADTAEYDADTPEYDAHLANIASSYAKKAEAVKEEQLAGLDKEKMLEEYNRLVELLKESGRKKMSEYEGNEKKDTYELNERVINSSRRLNLAKMKREIERSFTPNDAVEKKIRDYMHVFTQSVGAADGGTRESGATGGGTRESGATGGGTRESGATGGGTRESGATGGGTRESGTPDGSTSDGGTRESGAMGGGTGDPPQDALLQEEEEKENREILKQLSRGDYSGVDRFNFKFSAKDLDMMKNLESTEGESGEERKLIDAAFDRLMRDNPVVKELRGQEKAFLQLYERGRRDNVIERDEHVENLKYYNRVSGGESGGESGGESGQEDIEEMSEAQVRDELRKRGYPTFGSVKEIKMRLQDVMRVRKNHHYDIRSILKDPERHVLSHIRLDKLKEQLKQFKEHERCGDTESKIKQLDAAMEITSFVNDPVDYLRIDTTEGFAGLADGQQQMEEAEEAEQTDEDLAKVPIVNDCNISEQISMAEKLRKSFTLEGDERQPDRVVPLESEDHPASASAEEQTEQTEELHRREVLQFGGLQETVEEFHRKHSLPLDFIGDFICKVSSQSTQNINRYRRRRKDEVASLQKNQYELMLRGNSINRDFIVYKFVQTNELIRRYLTTKDIVTLIEYSNMADPVDVIHFYSPETIFMLSEEYGITVDRVIDACTRLDIRLPFGGDTRLNAPCFNALTALLARLAAGSAAGSAAG, from the exons atgaagaggcgGCACATTGGCTTGGCCCTTCTCCACTGCACGGCGTTTACCCTACTGCATGCGCTAATCAAGAGCTGTGGTGGCGTGACGATGAAGGACCCCCTGCATGGTAAAGCGTTTGGCTACATCTCCTCCCTGGAGAAGCAGAACACGGCCAACAGCGTCCACCTCAAACAGATTACGATgataaagaggaagaaaaagaaatttatcctttcgaagaaaaaaagagatgtCAACATGTTAATTATGGTGAGTGCTCCACAGAAGGAGGGTGCGGACGGACTCAGGATGAgtccccccctgtgcatgCTCAGACAGGATTTCCAAGACCCCTCAGATGGGGGAAGCAGCCAATCGGGTGGGAGTGGCGAAGACGGTGGAGGTTTCCCAGATGAAGGAGACGAAGCGGACCACCTGGGCAAAGGCGAACCCAACAGGGAACTGCAACCCGCCTGCGAGGCCCTGTTCCCCAGCTCCCCTGGGCACGACGACGGGGATGACGTGGAGGATGAGCAAGaagagaggaggaggaggaggaagaagaagaggaaaaaaaaagcggagtcaaagggggggagaagcagtcCAACCGATGAGGGGAGCAGCCCCGGCAGAAATGAAGACGTGGTGGACGCGGACACCCCGGGGTATGATGCGGACACTGCTGAGTATGATGCGGACACTGCTGAGTATGATGCGGACACTGCTGAGTATGATGCGGACACTGCTGAGTATGATGCGGACACCCCAGAGTATGATGCCCACCTGGCCAACATTGCCAGCTCCTATGCGAAGAAAGCAGAGgcggtgaaggaggagcagctgGCTGGCCTggacaaagaaaaaatgctgGAGGAGTACAACCGGTTGGTGGAGCTGCTAAAAGAGAgtgggcgcaaaaaaatgagtgagTATGAAGGGAACGAGAAGAAAGACACGTACGAGTTAAACGAGAGAGTCATTAACAGCTCGCGTCGGTTGAACCTGGCGAAGATGAAGAGGGAGATCGAGAGGTCCTTCACCCCCAACGACGCCGTGGAGAAGAAGATCCGCGACTACATGCACGTGTTTACGCAGTCGGTCGGGGCCGCGGATGGTGGCACAAGAGAAAGCGGCGCTACGGGTGGTGGTACTAGGGAAAGCGGCGCTACGGGTGGTGGTACTAGGGAAAGCGGCGCTACGGGTGGTGGTACTAGGGAAAGCGGCGCTACGGGTGGTGGTACTAGAGAAAGTGGCACCCCTGATGGTAGTACCTCTGATGGTGGCACTAGAGAAAGCGGCGCTATGGGTGGCGGCACGGGTGACCCCCCCCAGGATGCACTGCtccaggaggaggaggaaaaggagaacaGAGAAATTTTGAAGCAGCTCTCCAGGGGGGACTACAGCGGAGTGGACCGATTCAACTTTAAGTTCTCCGCGAAGGACCTAGACATGATGAAGAACCTGGAGAGTACGGAGGGCGAATCGGGAGAGGAGAGAAAACTAATAGACGCGGCATTCGACCGGTTGATGAGAGACAACCCCGTGGTGAAGGAGCTCAGGGGACAGGAGAAGGCCTTCCTGCAGCTCTACGAGCGGGGCAGGCGAGATAACGTCATCGAGCGGGACGAGCACGTCGAGAATTTAAAGTACTACAATagggttagcggcggggagAGCGGCGGGGAGAGCGGCGGGGAGAGCGGGCAG gaggacatCGAGGAAATGAGCGAGGCGCAAGTGCGGGACGAGCTGCGCAAGAGGGGCTACCCCACCTTCGGCTCGGTTAAAGAAATCAAAATGAGACTGCAAGACGTCATGCGGGTACGGAAGAACCACCACTATGACATTCGGAGCATCCTGAAGGACCCCGAGAGGCACGTGCTCTCCCACATACGGCTGGACAAACTGAAGGAGCAGCTAAAGCAGTTTAAGGAACATGAGCGCTGCGGAGACACGGAGTCCAAAATTAAGCAGCTGGACGCCGCCATGGAGATCACCAGCTTCGTCAACGACCCGGTGGACTACCTGCGCATCGACACCACGGAGGGGTTCGCCGGGCTGGCGGATGGGCAGCAGCAGATggaggaagcggaggaagcggaGCAGACGGATGAAGACCTCGCCAAGGTGCCCATCGTCAACGACTGCAACATCAGCGAGCAGATATCCATGGCGGAGAAGCTCCGGAAGAGCTTCACCCTGGAGGGAGACGAGAGGCAGCCCGACCGGGTGGTTCCCCTCGAAAGTGAAGACCACCCCGCATCCGCATCGGCCGAGGAGCAGACAGAACAGACGGAGGAGCTGCACCGACGGGAGGTCCTGCAATTCGGGGGGCTGCAAGAAACGGTTGAGGAGTTCCACCGCAAGCACAGCCTACCCCTGGACTTCATCGGGGACTTCATTTGCAAAGTGTCCAGCCAAAGCACGCAGAACATAAACAGGTacaggagaaggaggaaggaCGAGGTGGCGTCTTTGCAAAAGAACCAATATGAGCTTATGCTCCGTGGCAATTCAATCAACAGGGATTTTATTGTTTATAAGTTTGTCCAAACGAATGAATTGATCCGGAGGTACCTCACGACGAAGGACATAGTGACTCTGATTGAGTATAGCAACATGGCTGACCCTGTAGATGTGATTCACTTTTACTCTCCGGAGACCATTTTCATGCTGAGCGAGGAGTACGGGATCACTGTGGACCGGGTGATCGACGCCTGCACGCGGCTGGACATCCGCCTGCCCTTCGGCGGCGACACGCGCCTCAACGCGCCCTGCTTCAACGCGCTCACCGCCCTCCTGGCGAGGTTGGCGGCGGGGTCAGCGGCGGGATCAGCGGCGGGGTGA
- a CDS encoding hypothetical protein (encoded by transcript PVX_124110A), translating into MENRSVKSPRRRAKRQSKISTDFSPLPPQKCSKMKKAAFFSTLKYVRIPSPLTVNRNMRRFNMAENDRKIFFSFNLFSVFLFTLPVVYLTKANYQMCEENEMVYNKLCGSRANVTRGLFSS; encoded by the exons ATGGAAAACCGATCGGTAAAATCTCCACGCAGAAGAGCAAAACGACAGAGTAAAATTTCAACCGacttttctcccctccccccccaaaagtgctccaaaatgaagaaggccGCCTTCTTCTCTACACTTAAATACGTTCGgatcccctcccccctgacCGTCAACAGGAACATGAGACGG TTTAACATGGCCGAAAACGACCGGAAgatcttcttctccttcaacCTGTTTTCCGTCTTCCTGTTCACCCTGCCAGTGGTTTACCTGACCAAG GCGAATTACCAAATGTGCGAAGAGAACGAAATGGTTTACAACAAGTTATGTGGCTCTCGGGCGAACGTCACGAGGGGCCTTTTTTCGAGTTAG
- a CDS encoding hypothetical protein, conserved (encoded by transcript PVX_124115A) yields MRQRGGRKGTNQSMRPIVDHVYSNIQGIMKRLTCVCFFPYGSPSSGLFLPEDMNETAELVSTPRRVSNLWVLRGAYLHLVGGLLNHPERPPNHPGRPPNHPGRPPNHPERPPNHPERPPNHQANQTLYKNIRHLYRVKYERDYQVMTRGECFSPLHRFYKIAEHTGRKALSCLHLLLLTSLSIYCLCRSLLILTQHIRALERKKLHERRCQGGAASDELFRLLVESVAHMGQGLAGEEAKNHHEADHPDGEDHHDAADHHHIYDELQTKLRLCLSMINRIKGERPRGASKKLVNQNERQAREASSSGVSRSDVSMRDFPVPTGEPPTQKAVYEAKAVCQTGGETPSGEPTSQRKQRGGGCLPYAIYLYERRTGEEAMQGGGKRKGGGTSVEGTSAGHSPQEGYSSREGQKEEGRTERNYTNGPINPHIASSGTAKETLKRHTKGGSSPHPSDDPREREAPSNLNRNDLIKELKGAFATKRRYVYLSKRLCFDESLGDFVMRDVSSEGRGASGEGASEGASEGASEGARADTSEGTRADASEGASEGTQEDARADTSEGASEGTPEDTSEDTPEGDCLRPMADVPAFRQNIAAALAREVCKQGRSGIKLRSEQLAEAAGCPSGPEDCRHGCCRSGRSCGCKGGGEEKGEEDEEEEEEEKGEEEEEDEEEEEEEKGEEEEEENGEEDEE; encoded by the exons ATGCGCcagagaggaggaagaaagggAACCAACCAATCGATGCGTCCAATCGTTGACCACGTATACAGCAACATACAAGGGATAATGAAACGCCTCACCTGTgtgtgcttcttcccttATGGATCCCCCAGCAGTGGGCTGTTCCTTCCCGAGGATATGAATGAAACGGCTGAGCTTGTGTCCACTCCCAGGAGGGTGAGTAACCTGTGGGTCTTGCGGGGGGCTTACCTCCATTTGGTTGGTGGGCTCCTTAACCACCCGGAGAGGCCGCCTAACCACCCGGGGAGGCCGCCTAACCACCCGGGGAGGCCGCCTAACCACCCGGAGAGGCCGCCTAACCACCCGGAGAGGCCGCCTAACCACCAAGCCAATCAAACTCTCTACAAAAACATACGCCACCTGTACAGGGTGAAATACGAAAGGGATTACCAAGTGATGACGCGCGGGGAGtgcttttcccctcttcatcgtttttataaaattgccGAGCACACAGGAAGGAAAGCTCTCTCCTGTCTCCACCTCCTACTCTTGACCTCCTTGTCTATCTACTGCTTGTGTAGAAGCCTCCTCATTTTGACGCAGCACATACGTGCCctggaaaggaagaagctgcaCGAGCGGCGCTGCCAGGGGGGGGCTGCCTCAGACGAGCTGTTTCGCCTCCTCGTCGAATCGGTGGCCCACATGGGTCAGGGCCTggcgggggaggaagcgaagAACCACCACGAAGCGGACCACCCAGATGGTGAAGACCACCACGATGCTGCGGACCACCACCACATCTACGACGAGCTGCAAACCAAGCTGCGCCTCTGCCTGAGCATGATCAACCGAATCAAAGGAGAACGCCCCAGGGGTGCATCTAAAAAGTTGGTGAATCAGAACGAAAGGCAAGCAAGGGAAGCGTCTAGCAGCGGCGTGTCTAGGAGTGACGTGTCTATGCGGGACTTCCCTGTGCCTACGGGTGAGCCACCCACGCAGAAGGCAGTGTACGAGGCGAAGGCGGTgtgccaaacggggggagaaacgcCAAGTGGTGAACCCACCTCGCAAAGGAAGCAACGAGGGGGTGGCTGCTTACCGTATGCCATCTACTTGTATGAGCGTAGAACCGGTGAGGAGGccatgcaggggggggggaagcgaaaaggggggggtaccTCCGTTGAAGGCACCTCGGCGGGGCACTCCCCCCAAGAGGGGTACTCCTCCCGAGAGGggcaaaaagaggaagggcGCACAGAGAGGAACTACACCAATGGGCCAATAAACCCTCACATTGCATCGTCTGGGACGGCTAAGGAAACGCTTAAGAGAcacaccaaaggggggtcTTCTCCCCACCCCAGTGACGACCCACGTGAAAGGGAAGCCCCCTCAAATTTAAATAGAAACGATTTAATTAAAGAACTGAAAGGGGCGTTTGCAACGAAAAGGCGGTACGTGTATTTGAGTAAAAGGCTCTGCTTTGATGAATCCCTGGGGGACTTCGTGATGAGGGACGTCTCGTCGGAGGGAAGGGGGGCGAGCGGCGAAGGTGCGAGCGAAGGAGCTAGCGAAGGTGCTAGCGAAGGCGCTCGAGCAGACACTAGTGAAGGTACTCGAGCAGACGCTAGCGAAGGTGCGAGCGAAGGTACTCAAGAAGACGCTCGAGCAGACACTAGTGAAGGTGCTAGCGAAGGTACTCCCGAAGACACTAGTGAAGACACTCCCGAGGGGGACTGCCTGAGGCCCATGGCCGACGTGCCCGCCTTCCGGCAGAACATCGCGGCCGCCCTCGCGCGCGAGGTGTGCAAACAAGGGCGCAGCGGAATAAAATTGCGAAGCGAGCAACTGGCAG AAGCAGCAGGGTGTCCAAGTGGCCCAGAGGACTGCAGGCATGGGTGCTGTAGGTCGGGTCGTTCCTGCGGGtgcaaggggggaggagaagaaaaaggagaggaagatgaagaagaggaagaggaagaaaaaggagaagaggaagaggaagatgaagaagaggaagaggaagaaaaaggagaagaggaagaggaagaaaacggagaggaagatgaagaatgA